In Thermoanaerobacterium sp. PSU-2, the sequence TCATCTATAGTATAAATAGATTTTTACCATCAAACATATCAAATATTGCTGGCAGTCTTATACTTATTATGTTAGGCTTATGGTTTATTTTAGACTATTATAAGAAACGGAAAACAGATACTTTTGACTTTAAGAATAATTACGAAATCCTGATTAATTCAAAAATAGAAGGAAATGATAATTTAAAATATATAGATATGAAAGAATCTATTATTCTTGCTTTTGGTTTAACAATAAACAATTTAGGTTTAGGAATTGGAGCAAGCATTACAGGACTTAACATATATTTTACTACATTATTAACAATTATTTTCAGTTTATTATCCATTCTTTTGGGTTTTATCATAGGCAATACTT encodes:
- a CDS encoding manganese efflux pump — encoded protein: IYSINRFLPSNISNIAGSLILIMLGLWFILDYYKKRKTDTFDFKNNYEILINSKIEGNDNLKYIDMKESIILAFGLTINNLGLGIGASITGLNIYFTTLLTIIFSLLSILLGFIIGNTYLAKAFGSYAPLVSGILIVFLGIYEIFI